In the Streptomyces sp. NBC_00193 genome, GTTTCGGAAACTTCGTGTCAGAGGTTGTCCCTCGACTCCGAAGTCGGTGGGGTGTAGATCTTGCCGATGGGGGAGGAGGAGGTGGAAGTCGCCAAGTCCGAGGCTCCGGTGTTCACCGGGGTCTGGTGCGAAAGGGAGACGCTTCGCCCCTGGGGCGTGGCTATCCGGGAACGGAGTTCTGCGTGGACATCGTCGTCAAGGGCCGTAAGACCGAGGTGCCCGACCGGTTCCGCAAGCACGTGGCCGAGAAGCTGAATCCGGAGCGGATCCAGAAGCTCGACGCCAAGGTGATCAGCTTGGACGTCGAGGTGTCCAAGGAGCACAACCCGCGCCAGGCCGACCGTTCCGACCGCGTGGAGATCACCCTGCGTTCGCGGGGCCCGGTGATTCGTGCCGAGGCTTCCGCCGCCGACGCGTACGCGGCGCTCGACCTCGCTCAGGACAAGCTGGAGGCCCGGCTGCGCAAGCAGCACGACAAGCGCTACACCCGCCGTGGAGCGGGCCGCATCTCGGCGGCGGAGGTCGCCGACGTGGTACCGGACGCCGCCACTCTGAACGGCAACGGTGAGCCCGTCAACGGCGAGAAGGCGGACGCGATTCCGACCATCCGGATCGGATCGCTGGAAGTGCAGGGCGAAGGCCCGCTCATCGTTCGCGAGAAGACCCACTCGGCCGCACCCATGTCGCTCGACCAGGCTCTGTACGAGATGGAACTGGTCGGTCACGACTTCTATCTGTTCGTCGATTCCGACACCAAGATGCCGAGCGTCGTCTACCGGCGCCACGGTTACGACTACGGCGTGATCCACCTCGACGCTTCCGACGCCGCCTCCAGCTCAGGTGGGCTCGACGGCGCGGGAGCGGGTGGCGCGCTCGGAGGCTGAGCCGCTGATTCCGGACTGATTCCGGGCTGGATCCGGAGGTTCGTGCGGTGCCGGTGTGGTGCCCCCGCGTTCGCCCAGGCGGGCGCGGGGGCACTCGTGTGAGGTGGCGGCTGCGAAACGGTGGCTTGTATGGGTCGGCCGGTAACCGTCGGCCCCCGTTCGGTTACGCGGGCATGGAATCATGTCGGGCAGTCAGCCGGCGGCCGCTCTCGTCGGATTGACCCAGCAGCTCAGCACCGTGGTGCAGGGGGAGGAACGATGGCCGACAGCTTCGGGCCGGTGCGCGACGACAACGGTGCGGGCTGCCGTGAGGAGGACCGGGTGGCAGAGCCGATCCGGGTGCTCGTGGTCGACGACCATGCGCTGTTCCGGCGCGGGCTGGAGATCGTCCTCGCGCAGGAGGAGGACATCCAGGTCGTCGGCGAGGCGGGCGACGGGGCGGAGGCCGTGGACAAGGCGGCGGATCTGCTGCCCGACATCGTGCTGATGGATGTGCGGATGCCGCGCCGGGGTGGGATCGAGGCGTGCACCTCGATCAAGGAGGTGGCGCCCTCCGCGAAGATCATCATGCTGACGATCAGCGATGAGGAGGCGGACCTCTACGACGCGATCAAGGCCGGGGCCACCGGGTACCTGCTGAAGGAGATCTCCACGGACGAGGTCGCCACGGCGATCCGGGCGGTGGCGGACGGGCAGTCGCAGATCAGTCCTTCGATGGCGTCGAAGCTGCTGACGGAATTCAAGTCGATGATCCAGCGGACGGACGAGCGGCGGTTGGTGCCGGCGCCGCGGCTGACGGATCGGGAGCTCGAGGTCTTGAAGCTGGTGGCCACCGGGATGAACAACCGCGACATCGCGAAGGAGTTGTTCATCTCCGAGAACACCGTGAAGAACCACGTGCGCAACATTCTGGAGAAGCTGCAGTTGCACTCCAGGATGGAGGCCGTGGTGTACGCGATGCGGGAGAAGATCCTCGAGATCCGGTAGGGGCCGCAGGTTCCGTTACCGGGTGCGGGTGGGCGGCCCTGCTGGGCTGTCCCCTACCCGCCCTTCCACCGTTCCCCGGGCGCTGCCCGGACCCGGAAGGACCCTGGGGCTCCGCCCCAGACCCCGGTCCTCAAGCGCCGGACGGCTGGAAACCCCGCCGAACGGCCCTTGGCGGAGTCGGGGGTTCAGAGGGTGGACAGTTCCGCTGTGACTGCTTCCGCTTCCGCAGGAGAGCTCGCGCGGTCGATGCGGATCGTGTCGCAGCCGACC is a window encoding:
- a CDS encoding response regulator transcription factor, whose product is MADSFGPVRDDNGAGCREEDRVAEPIRVLVVDDHALFRRGLEIVLAQEEDIQVVGEAGDGAEAVDKAADLLPDIVLMDVRMPRRGGIEACTSIKEVAPSAKIIMLTISDEEADLYDAIKAGATGYLLKEISTDEVATAIRAVADGQSQISPSMASKLLTEFKSMIQRTDERRLVPAPRLTDRELEVLKLVATGMNNRDIAKELFISENTVKNHVRNILEKLQLHSRMEAVVYAMREKILEIR
- the raiA gene encoding ribosome-associated translation inhibitor RaiA, whose protein sequence is MGRGYPGTEFCVDIVVKGRKTEVPDRFRKHVAEKLNPERIQKLDAKVISLDVEVSKEHNPRQADRSDRVEITLRSRGPVIRAEASAADAYAALDLAQDKLEARLRKQHDKRYTRRGAGRISAAEVADVVPDAATLNGNGEPVNGEKADAIPTIRIGSLEVQGEGPLIVREKTHSAAPMSLDQALYEMELVGHDFYLFVDSDTKMPSVVYRRHGYDYGVIHLDASDAASSSGGLDGAGAGGALGG